A stretch of Macrobrachium rosenbergii isolate ZJJX-2024 chromosome 12, ASM4041242v1, whole genome shotgun sequence DNA encodes these proteins:
- the LOC136843795 gene encoding uncharacterized protein — protein sequence MLPNSQSSIEGPSKTQTRYKGLFTSQMAPTSRAYCILFSFFIGVLMITMGSVFYHVIEIKPMSGVHPIHTPPVALACTLIAAGIVLVLLSVGVAWKLGMDDGDDSLEDDSFAFAKDDILDQYHQFPPKNPV from the exons atgttgCCCAACAGTCAGTCCTCCATCGAAGGCCCCAGCAAGACCCAGACGAGATACAAGGGGCTCTTCACTTCCCAGATGGCCCCGACCTCGAGAGCCTATTGCATACTCTTCAGCTTCTTCATCGGGGTCCTCATGATCACAATGGGATCTGTCTTCTACCACGTTATTGAGATCAAGCCCATGAGCGGGGTCCATCCTATCCACACGCCACCAGTGGCCCTCGCCTGTACACTCATAGCAGCCGGCATCGTTTTGGTGCTTTTGAGCGTTGGAGTAGCATGGAA GCTTGGTATGGATGACGGAGACGATTCTCTGGAGGACGACTCATTCGCTTTCGCCAAAGACGACATTTTGGACCAGTACCACCAGTTTCCTCCGAAGAACCCCGTCTGA